One stretch of Xiphophorus maculatus strain JP 163 A chromosome 19, X_maculatus-5.0-male, whole genome shotgun sequence DNA includes these proteins:
- the bend3 gene encoding BEN domain-containing protein 3: MNSCEDGGNSNEAMLEKEHQHIQDVKKEKEDFAVCERTQPHEGGSPEVSEANKRSSAETHQSTSKKRARVCSEVRKCLTDESHRHEPLCLTMAGEKAHCIQERSRLSYRKPLFSISHRISDKRNPPSLDQQANHGGLSQLSFSSILSQKLQSPEINGPGDILTATESLGQTSATESNLYPLIEKMFFILNTLNSSMTQLHSKVDLLTLEVMRIKKQIKPAERMADFQPPPEYLLTNDELNQLMEHTSSAGELSCQLLVHLFPELFKAKECPHDCMASKRTLESLHLQLIRNYVEVCYPSVKNNSVWQEECLLQINDFFNRFWAQRDMESARLIKKQAVTGDEMKVEFPQTYRFINEQGQEEDVSLDNQQGSLPVSDDGLNTQAAEEQDDFSSPEDFVIFLMHRLFPELFEEGKIPEVSSSYSNVGQLILDSDKMEILRKYMEANFPDIPEDSWLQLCIQHMEDTLEGPHSNGNGSESDNINYDGYDLAGFQEDLPVIGAPEAGEFDRPYRKSKKSLLATVDFENLKIPPPDFSIPQEYILSREQLKSNYECSLSIGNFASRLLVLMFPELFTHENTRKQYNCSGSLGKKQLDPVRVNLIRHYVQLVYPRARNDRVWMLEFVGKLDERCRRRDTEQRRSYLQQRKVGGQELEQEFLCHINHITPDTREDSDIPSLPPEKSSKDFCKIPLDKLTISQPDFPVPSAYLLSDSEVREVVQQSLSVGNFAARLLVRLFPELFTPENLRLQYNHSGACNKKQLDPVRLRLIRHYVEAVYPVEKMEEVWHYECVPSIDERCRRPNRKKCDILKKAKRSNTVS; encoded by the exons ATGAATTCCTGTGAGGATGGAGGAAATTCAAATGAAGCAATGCTTGAGAAAG AGCATCAGCACATTCAGGATgttaaaaaggagaaagaagatTTTGCTGTTTGTGAACGAACTCAACCACATGAAGGAGGGTCTCCTGAAGTGTCAGAGGCCAATAAAAGGTCGTCCGCTGAGACACATCAGTCCACCAGTAAAAAGAGAGCCAGAGTCTGctctgag GTGAGGAAGTGTCTGACAGATGAGAGCCACAGGCATGAGCCTCTTTGCCTCACCATGGCTGGAGAAAAGGCCCACTGTATCCAGGAGAGATCAAGGCTTTCCTACAGAAAGCCTCTTTTCAGCATCTCTCACAGGATTTCAGACAAGAGAAACCCACCAAGTCTGGATCAGCAGGCTAACCACGGCGGCTTGAGTCagctcagcttcagcagcatcCTTTCACAGAAGCTCCAAAGTCCAGAAATAAACGGCCCAGGTGACATCCTCACCGCCACAGAGTCCTTGGGTCAGACGTCAGCAACAGAGTCAAACCTTTACCCACTgattgagaaaatgtttttcatcctCAATACCCTGAACTCCAGCATGACTCAGCTGCACAGTAAAGTGGACTTGCTAACGCTGGAAGTCATGCGTATAAAGAAGCAGATCAAGCCTGCTGAGAGGATGGCAGACTTCCAGCCTCCTCCTGAATATCTCCTAACGAATGATGAACTCAATCAGCTGATGGAGCACACCTCCAGCGCCGGAGAGCTCAGCTGCCAGCTGCTTGTCCACCTTTTCCCAGAACTGTTCAAAGCCAAGGAGTGCCCCCATGACTGCATGGCAAGCAAGAGAACGCTGGAATCTCTGCACCTGCAGCTGATCCGGAACTACGTGGAGGTTTGTTATCCCTCGGTGAAAAACAACAGTGTCTGGCAGGAGGAGTGCCTCCTTCAGATCAATGACTTTTTTAATCGCTTCTGGGCACAGAGGGACATGGAAAGCGCTCGGCTCATCAAGAAGCAGGCGGTCACTGGTGATGAGATGAAAGTGGAGTTTCCTCAGACATATCGCTTCATTAATGAACAGGGTCAGGAGGAGGATGTATCCCTGGATAATCAGCAAGGTAGCCTGCCAGTGTCCGATGATGGGTTAAATACTCAAGCTGCAGAAGAGCAGGACGACTTCTCCTCGCCggaagattttgtgattttcctCATGCATCGTCTCTTCCCAGAGCTTTTTGAAGAGGGAAAAATTCCCGAAGTCTCCAGCAGTTACAGTAATGTGGGCCAGCTCATTCTGGACTCCGACAAGATGGAGATCCTGAGGAAGTACATGGAAGCAAATTTTCCTGACATCCCTGAGGACAGCTGGCTTCAGTTGTGCATCCAGCATATGGAGGACACACTGGAAGGGCCACACAGCAATGGGAATGGGAGTGAATCTGACAACATCAACTACGATGGCTATGACCTGGCCGGCTTTCAGGAAGACCTTCCTGTCATCGGGGCTCCAGAAGCCGGTGAATTTGATAGACCTTATCGCAAGTCCAAGAAGTCGCTGCTCGCAACCGTGGATTTTGAAAATCTGAAGATTCCTCCACCTGACTTCAGCATTCCCCAGGAGTACATCTTATCTAGAGAGCAGCTGAAAAGCAACTATGAATGTAGCTTGTCCATTGGCAACTTTGCCTCACGCCTGCTGGTGCTCATGTTTCCCGAGCTCTTCACCCATGAGAATACTAGAAAGCAGTACAACTGCAGTGGTTCTCTTGGGAAAAAGCAGCTCGATCCTGTGCGTGTGAATCTGATCCGACATTATGTGCAGCTGGTCTACCCTCGAGCCAGGAACGACAGAGTGTGGATGCTTGAATTTGTGGGCAAATTGGATGAGAGGTGCAGGAGGCGGGACACGGAGCAGAGAAGATCTTACCTGCAACAGCGCAAAGTTGGTGGCCAAGAGCTAGAGCAGGAATTTCTCTGCCACATCAACCACATCACTCCAGACACTAGAGAGGATTCAGACATTCCCTCTTTACCTCCCgagaaaagcagcaaagacTTCTGTAAGATCCCCCTCGACAAACTGACCATTTCCCAACCGGACTTCCCCGTACCTTCCGCCTACCTATTATCGGACTCTGAGGTGCGGGAGGTCGTCCAGCAGAGCCTTTCTGTTGGGAACTTTGCCGCACGGTTGCTGGTGCGGCTCTTCCCGGAGCTGTTCACTCCGGAGAACCTACGACTCCAGTACAACCACTCGGGCGCCTGCAACAAGAAGCAGCTGGACCCGGTCCGGTTGAGGTTGATCCGTCATTACGTGGAAGCGGTGTACCCCgtggagaagatggaggaggTGTGGCACTATGAATGTGTGCCAAGCATTGACGAACGCTGCCGGCGGCCGAACCGCAAGAAGTGTGACATTCTTAAAAAGGCCAAGAGGTCAAACACTGTGTCATAG
- the c19h6orf203 gene encoding uncharacterized protein C6orf203 homolog — protein sequence MKGYSLVTGWSSSMRSLVLQVLAMRQFGRLNPRHLLAAGYGPRRTEWCPRTIHTRQLWGCSTFSALGGHRPALKTWSLYHLRFKSKKKAPSRAAQEQEDDSEDENDPEESDYEDEDPNLPKDYKDMEKYVPSFRYDVVLKAGLDLARNKIEDAFYSNKLRLNGQKLIKKSKTVKVGDILDLVLAENSEANTVTLMRVILRKVLGESNDGDKYKVSIRRWKSLELAKDEAFKP from the exons ATGAAAGGTTATTCCTTGG tgacAGGTTGGAGCTCCAGCATGCGAAGCCTGGTGCTGCAGGTACTCGCTATGAGGCAGTTCGGACGGTTGAACCCTCGCCACCTGCTAGCAGCTGGTTATGGACCTAGGAGGACTGAGTGGTGCCCCAGAACCATTCATACTCGGCAGCTGTGGGGCTGCTCGACTTTCTCTGCACTTGGTGGTCACCGCCCTGCCCTCAAGACCTGGTCTTTGTACCATCTGCGATTTAAAAGCAAGAAGAAAGCTCCTTCACGTGCAGCCCAGGAACAGGAAGATGATTCAGAGGATGAAAATGACCCTGAGGAGAGCGATTATGAAGATGAAGATCCTAATTTACCTAAAGATTATAAAGATATGGAGAAATATGTACCATCTTTCCGCTATGACGTTGTGTTAAAGGCTGGTTTGGATTTAGCACGCAA CAAAATCGAGGATGCGTTCTACAGCAACAAGCTCCGACTAAATGGACAGAAACTAATCAAGAAAAGTAAAACG GTTAAAGTTGGGGACATCTTGGACCTCGTGCTGGCAGAGAACAGCGAAGCCAACACCGTCACTCTGATGAGAGTCATTCTCAGAAAGGTTTTAGGTGAATCTAATGATGGCGATAAATACAAAGTTTCCATAAGGAGGTGGAAAAGCCTTGAACTTGCCAAGGATGAAGCCTTCAAACCATGA
- the LOC102219299 gene encoding transmembrane protein 151B-like encodes MSPPASAATASESSTTTVYEEDTREEQRPLKQSLSKSLCRESFWKCLLLSVLMYGCMGAMVWCHVTKVTRLTFDSAFKGKSMMYHDSPCSDGYIYIPLALLGMLYLVYLVECWHCHVKNELQHKVDVEGIYERIQRMQQAKPCIWWKAISYHYVRRTRQVTRYRNGDAYTSTQVYHERVNTHVAEAEFDHGHCGVKDVSKQLLGLEKSPLTKMRFTKCFSFANVESENSYLTQRARFFTDNEGLDDYMEAREGMHLKNIDLKEYVMVLADPEHHPWYLSQYVFWAASFLTFSWPLRVFTEYRTAYVHYRVEKLFGQDYLPVTPCDDRPYWRRIPRVNTIDSTELEWHIRSNQQLVPSYSEAGLMDLAQCPNSFSGIRQNCERCHRAISCSSVFSRSALSICTGASSRIPFSGSRFSLARRYGSQRSCFWRSGSLDDQESPSENTRCLSERLATDEEEPPHYDDALCYPVLIVHCSETCHNHRSFHRNGSCVETSL; translated from the coding sequence caaAGACCCCTCAAGCAATCTCTGAGCAAGTCCTTATGTCGGGAGAGCTTTTGGAAATGCCTCCTTCTGTCTGTCCTCATGTATGGCTGCATGGGGGCTATGGTCTGGTGCCACGTCACCAAGGTGACCCGGCTCACCTTTGACAGCGCCTTCAAAGGGAAATCCATGATGTACCATGACAGCCCCTGCTCTGACGGATACATCTACATCCCTCTGGCACTGCTGGGCATGCTCTACCTGGTGTACCTCGTGGAGTGCTGGCACTGCCACGTGAAGAACGAGCTGCAGCACAAAGTGGATGTGGAGGGCATCTATGAGCGCATCCAGAGAATGCAGCAGGCGAAGCCCTGCATCTGGTGGAAAGCCATCAGCTACCACTACGTGCGCCGAACACGACAGGTCACACGCTATCGAAACGGAGATGCTTATACCAGCACCCAAGTGTACCATGAGCGCGTCAACACCCACGTAGCCGAGGCTGAATTTGACCATGGTCACTGTGGAGTCAAAGATGTTTCCAAACAGCTTCTGGGCCTGGAGAAGTCTCCTCTGACAAAGATGCGGTTCACCAAGTGCTTTAGCTTTGCTAATGTGGAGTCTGAAAACTCATACCTGACACAGAGAGCCAGGTTTTTCACCGACAATGAGGGCCTGGATGACTACATGGAAGCCAGAGAGGGTATGCACCTGAAAAACATCGACCTGAAGGAGTATGTCATGGTGCTGGCCGACCCAGAGCACCATCCCTGGTATCTGTCCCAGTATGTATTCTGGGCTGCGTCTTTCCTCACTTTCTCCTGGCCTCTCAGAGTCTTCACTGAATACCGCACTGCATATGTCCATTATCGTGTAGAAAAGCTTTTTGGACAAGATTACCTTCCAGTGACCCCGTGTGACGATCGGCCATATTGGCGCCGCATCCCTCGCGTCAACACCATTGACAGCACCGAGTTGGAGTGGCACATTCGCTCAAACCAGCAGCTGGTTCCCAGTTACTCAGAGGCCGGTCTGATGGATCTGGCCCAGTGTCCCAACAGCTTCAGTGGGATCCGTCAGAACTGTGAGCGCTGCCACCGGGCCATCAGTTGCTCCTCTGTGTTCTCCAGGAGCGCCCTCAGCATCTGCACCGGTGCAAGCTCCCGCATCCCCTTCAGCGGCAGCCGCTTCTCCCTGGCTCGCCGTTATGGCTCCCAAAGAAGTTGCTTCTGGAGGAGCGGCAGCTTGGACGACCAGGAGAGTCCCAGCGAAAACACCCGCTGCCTGTCAGAACGGCTCGCCACTGACGAAGAGGAGCCCCCACACTATGATGACGCCCTGTGCTACCCTGTGCTCATCGTCCACTGCAGTGAGACCTGCCACAACCACAGATCTTTCCACAGAAATGGCTCCTGCGTGGAGACTTCTTTATGA